One stretch of Brevibacillus laterosporus DNA includes these proteins:
- a CDS encoding 50S ribosomal protein L16 — translation MLMPKRVKHRKQHRPKLSGNAKGGTTVAFGEYGLQALEPAWVTNRQIEAARIAMTRYIRRGGKVWIKVFPDRPITQKPLEVRMGSGKGSVEKWIAVVKPGKVMFELAGVSEEVAREAMRLAMHKLPVKCKFVKREEVGGDAHEG, via the coding sequence ATGTTGATGCCTAAACGCGTGAAGCATCGTAAACAACATCGTCCGAAGTTGTCCGGTAACGCTAAAGGCGGTACAACTGTTGCTTTCGGTGAGTATGGCCTCCAAGCTCTTGAACCAGCTTGGGTAACGAATCGTCAAATCGAGGCAGCACGTATTGCGATGACACGTTATATCCGTCGTGGCGGTAAAGTTTGGATTAAAGTTTTCCCAGACAGACCGATCACACAAAAACCTTTAGAAGTCCGCATGGGTTCTGGTAAAGGTTCCGTTGAAAAATGGATTGCTGTAGTTAAACCAGGTAAAGTTATGTTTGAACTTGCTGGTGTATCAGAAGAAGTAGCGCGTGAAGCTATGCGTCTTGCTATGCACAAACTACCTGTTAAGTGTAAGTTTGTTAAGCGCGAAGAAGTGGGTGGTGACGCACATGAAGGCTAA
- a CDS encoding 50S ribosomal protein L29, whose protein sequence is MKANEYRNLTTAEIEQSVSSLKEELFNLRFQLATGQLENTARIKQVRKDIACAKTILRQRELGIG, encoded by the coding sequence ATGAAGGCTAATGAATACCGCAATCTAACCACTGCCGAGATCGAACAAAGCGTTTCTTCTTTGAAAGAAGAATTGTTCAACCTTCGTTTTCAATTAGCTACTGGCCAATTGGAAAACACGGCTCGTATTAAGCAAGTGCGTAAGGATATCGCATGCGCGAAAACTATCCTACGCCAACGTGAATTAGGAATCGGCTAA
- a CDS encoding 30S ribosomal protein S19 codes for MGRSLKKGPFVDDHLMKKVDALNEKSEKKVVKTWSRRSTIFPDFIGHTFAVYDGRKHVPVYVTEDMVGHKLGEFAPTRTFRGHVDNDKKSKKR; via the coding sequence ATGGGTCGCAGCTTGAAGAAAGGTCCTTTCGTGGATGACCACTTGATGAAAAAGGTTGATGCTCTGAACGAGAAAAGCGAGAAGAAGGTTGTTAAAACTTGGTCACGCCGTTCTACTATCTTCCCTGATTTTATCGGTCATACATTTGCTGTATACGATGGTCGTAAACATGTTCCTGTATACGTGACTGAAGATATGGTCGGACACAAATTAGGTGAATTTGCACCTACTCGTACCTTCAGGGGTCACGTCGACAACGACAAAAAATCCAAGAAGCGCTAA
- the rplV gene encoding 50S ribosomal protein L22 → MESKAVARNIRIAPRKVRLVIDLIRGKKIGEALGILKHTPKAGSPVVEKLLNSAIANAEHNYNMDLENLVVGQVFVDQGPTLKRFRPRAMGRASRIHKRTSHITVVLNEK, encoded by the coding sequence ATGGAATCCAAAGCAGTTGCTCGTAATATTCGAATCGCGCCTCGTAAAGTGCGTCTAGTTATTGACCTAATCAGAGGCAAGAAAATTGGAGAAGCTCTAGGTATTTTGAAACACACTCCTAAAGCAGGTTCTCCAGTAGTAGAGAAGCTTTTAAACTCTGCGATTGCTAATGCTGAGCATAACTACAACATGGATCTAGAAAACCTTGTTGTTGGTCAAGTATTCGTAGATCAAGGTCCTACCTTGAAACGATTCCGTCCACGTGCAATGGGTCGTGCTAGCCGTATTCACAAGCGTACGAGCCACATTACAGTGGTACTAAACGAAAAATAA
- a CDS encoding 30S ribosomal protein S3 — protein sequence MGQKVSPVGLRVGVIRDWESRWYADKDFATLLHEDLHIRKYIKGRLKDAAVSTVEIERAANRVNVTIHTAKPGMVIGKGGSEVETLRKALSQLTSKRVHININEIKKPDLDATLVAENIARQLENRISFRRAQKQTITRSLRAGAKGIKTLVSGRLGGADIARSEGYSEGTVPLHTLRADIDYGTAEAHTTYGRIGVKVWIYRGEVLPTKKNVARVEGGK from the coding sequence GTGGGACAAAAGGTAAGTCCGGTCGGTCTACGAGTTGGCGTAATTCGTGACTGGGAATCCAGATGGTATGCTGATAAGGACTTCGCAACTTTGTTGCATGAAGACCTTCACATTCGTAAATACATCAAAGGTCGTCTTAAAGACGCTGCTGTATCTACTGTTGAAATCGAACGCGCTGCAAATCGCGTAAACGTAACAATTCACACTGCTAAGCCAGGTATGGTTATCGGTAAAGGTGGATCTGAAGTTGAAACACTTCGTAAAGCTCTTTCCCAACTTACTAGCAAGCGTGTACACATCAATATTAACGAGATCAAGAAACCTGATCTTGACGCTACTCTTGTAGCTGAAAATATTGCTCGTCAATTAGAAAACCGTATTTCTTTCCGTCGTGCACAAAAGCAAACAATTACTCGTTCTTTGCGTGCAGGTGCGAAAGGTATCAAAACACTTGTTAGTGGTCGTCTAGGTGGAGCTGATATCGCGCGTTCTGAAGGTTACAGCGAAGGTACTGTACCTCTTCATACACTGCGTGCTGACATCGACTATGGTACAGCTGAAGCTCACACTACTTATGGCCGCATCGGTGTAAAAGTATGGATCTACCGTGGAGAAGTTCTTCCTACTAAGAAGAACGTTGCACGTGTGGAAGGAGGCAAGTAA
- a CDS encoding 30S ribosomal protein S17: MTAQRNLRRTLVGRVVSDKMDKTIVVLVETYKKHTLYGKRVKYSKKFKAHDENNTAKIGDIVEIMETRPLSKDKRFRLVKVVQEAVIV, encoded by the coding sequence ATGACCGCACAACGCAATTTGCGTAGAACGCTGGTAGGTCGTGTAGTATCAGACAAAATGGACAAAACCATTGTTGTTCTGGTTGAAACCTACAAAAAACATACGTTGTATGGTAAGCGTGTGAAGTACTCTAAAAAGTTCAAAGCACACGATGAAAACAATACAGCGAAAATCGGTGATATCGTAGAAATTATGGAAACTCGTCCGCTTTCTAAGGACAAGAGATTCCGTCTTGTAAAAGTAGTACAAGAAGCTGTCATTGTATAA